Sequence from the Kineosporia succinea genome:
GTGGGTCGTGGTGGCGCTGCTGGCGATCCTGCTCACCCAGATCCGCAACGCGTTCGGGGTGCTGACCGTGGTCCTCACCGGCGGCGCGGCGGTCGCGGTGATGGTCTGGGGCAACGAGCGCACGGCCCTCGGCTTCGCCTGCGCGGTGACCTGGCTGCTGCTCATCGGCGGTCTGCGCGCGGTGATCGAGCTGCAGCGCTCACGCCGGGCGCAGGGCAGCGGGCGCCGGGGCGGGCCGCCGGTCACCTCCGACGCCGATCAGCTGGCCTGGCTCAGCCACGTGCCCGGGGTGCTCTGGGTGACGGTCTTCTTCGTCCTCAGCCTGGTGTGCATCGTGGCCGGCGGCTGGCTGATGCTGAGCTGGAACCCGTAAGCACTCGTCACGCAGGGCGCAACCGTGCCCCCGACCGGGTGAATTCCGGCCGGGGGTCTGAAACCCGCTCCTACAGGCACTCCTGGGCGAAGTCGTCCAGGCGGTGCTCCCAGCGCGACTGCATCCGGGGCCGCAGCTGCGACGGCAGCCCCTCGTGCCAGAGTCGCAACCGCGTACCGCCCGCCACCGGGGTCAGGTCGAGCTCGACCAGACTGGTGTCCAGATCGACGCCGGAGTGCCACGACAGCCGCAACTGCTCCAGGGGGTGGAAGCTCTGCACAACACCCGCGTCGCCGTCGTCACTGACGTACGTCTGGCCCTTACCCTGCAGCACGGCGCCGTGGCCGAGCCATACCGCGGTTCCCGTCGGGCTCACCAGCGCCTGCCAGACGTGACTCGCACTACCCGTGAACACCTTGCGCACATACACGAACTGCTCGGTCGGTACGACGGCATCGTCGACGAGCGCCGGAGGCAACCCCGCCTCCACCCGACCCAACTGCACGAATGTGGACATTTCCAGCCCCCTTGCGAATCAGCCATACCGATTCAGCACCCCCTCCCCGAGCCGGAGGGGCCAAATTCGGTCATCGTCGATACTCAGTCGGCGAGAAGGAAGGGTGCTTCAATCCCCCAAAAGCCTGTCGCACGAAAAGTCTGGGAACATGGCGGCAACACCCCCGTGAGAGGTACCGCTGGTGAACACTGTTTCGATACAGAGCCGGAAGACGCTCCAGGTCTTCTCCGGCCGGGCATACCCTGAGCTGGCCGAGGAGATCGTCAAGTATCTCGACGTCAGCCTGACGCCGCAGTCGGCCTACGAGTTCGCGAACGGCGAGATCTTCGTGCGGTTCGAGGAGTCGGTGCGAGGTGCGGACGCGTTCGTCGTCCAGGCCTGCGGCCAGGGCATCAACACCTGGGTGATGGAGACCCTGATCATGGTCGACGCGCTGAAGCGCGCCTCGGCCGACCGGATCACCGTGGTGCTGCCGTTCTACCCGTACGCCCGGCAGGACAAGAAGCACAAGGGTCGCGAGCCGATCTCGGCACGGCTCATCGCCGACCTGCTCCACACCGCCGGGGCCGACCGCCTGATGACGGTCGACCTGCACACCGACCAGACCCAGGGCTTCTTCGACGGCCCCGTCGACCACCTCTTCGCCATGCGGCTGCTCGCCGACCACGTGGCGTCGAAGTACAAGGGTGAGGACATCACCGTGGTCGCGCCCGACTCCGGCCGCGTGCGCGTGGCCGAGCGCTGGGCCGACCGTCTGGGGGGCGCGCCGCTGGCGTTCATCCACAAGACCCGTGACCCCCGCATGCCGAACACCGTGGTCACCAACCGCGTCGTCGGCGATGTCGAGGGCCGCACCTGTGTCCTGGTGGACGACATGATCGACACCGGGGGCACGATCACCAAGGCGGCCACCAAGCTGTTCGAGCAGGGCGCCAAGGACGTGATCATCGCGGCCACCCACGGCATCCTGTCCGACCCCGCCACCGAGCGGCTGCGAGACTGCGGCGCCACCGAGATCGTGCTCACCAACACGCTGCCGATCGACTCCGACCGGCTGCTGCCCAACTTCACCGTTCTCTCGATCGCCCCGCTGATCGCCCAGGCGATCCACGAGGTCTTCGAAGACGGCTCGGTCACCTCGCTCTTCAGCCAGGACGAAGTGCCGAACGAATAACGGACGACGTCCGTACCTTTCACCCGTCCGCCGCCTCAGGGGTCTGTCCCCCGAGGCGGCGACGTGCGTTTGCCCCCGGCGTCCCGCAGGCTCGGACCTCCTGGCCACCACGCGTTCTGGGGGGATCGCCGTGCCCGTTCGTCCTGCCGTCACCCGATTACTGATCTGTGCACTCACGGGCGTGGCGGTGATCACCTCCCTGGCGTCACCGGCCCGGGCGGACGACGTCTCCCTGACCGTGCCGCTCCACACCCGGGCCACCGACGTCACCCTGATCGGGGCGTCCACGACGGGGGCCGCGGTGCTCCAGACGGCGCCGTCGGCGCAGGATCCGGACGTCGTGCAGACCGGGGCCTGGGGCGCGACGCTGAAGCCGCGGCCCGAGGTCGTCACCACGCCCGGGTTCCGGGAGTACTTCCAGCAAGGGGCCGTCAGCGACGGGACGCTGGGCTGGGGCATGGCCTTCGTCGGATCGATCTCCTCCAGCACCCACCTGCACCGCACCGACCTGATCACCGGCGCCACGACCACCGACGGCCGGATCTCGGGCCGCTCCTTCACCCTGACCGGGTCGTCGTGGGTGTCGAGCCCGGACCCGTGGTCGGTGCTGCCCTTCGGGAGCCAGAAGCTGCTGGAGTACCCCCTGTCGAGCCTGCCGAACGGGGAGTGGGCCTCGCTGCCCACCACCTTGTGGAAACCCGGCGTCCCTTCCGGCACCACCCCCGTCGACACCCTGACCGCGTGGGCTGCGGACACCACCTCGGCCGTCGTCGCGACCCGCTCGATCGACGGCGGCTCGTCCTTCCAGCCCGACGGCCCGCTGCAGATCCTCGGCGTGCCGCTGGGCGGCGGCACGCCGCAGCTCCTGGCGACCGGGCCGGCCGCCGGGCTGACCGGTCTGGCGATCGGCGCGTCCACCGTCGCCTGGGCCACCGACTCCGGCACCACCCGCAGCGTCTCGGCGGTGGCCCGCACCGGCGGCACCCCACTCACCCGCGTCGAGACGGACGCCGACGCCGACCTGGCCCACCTGTCCGTCACCGACGACGGAACCGTCGGCTACCTCGTCCCCGGCGGCAGCACCGGCGTCACCCTGCGAACCGTGAACGGCTCGACCACCGCGGATCTCGCCCTCCCCGCCGGCAGCGCGGGCCTGGACGCGGTCGGCCGCGACTTCGTCACCGCGACCGGCCGGGGCACCGCACCGGGCGTGTACCGGATCAGCCCCGGCGGCTCCCCCGTGCTCGCGGCTCCACTGACACCGGCCGGATACCCGCTCGGGGCCTGGGATCTCGCGGCCGGGCGCGTCTACTACACCGACCGTTCCCGGGGCAGCGCCCGCAGCCTTCCGATCTTCAGCCGCGCGGTCGGGGCCGAGCTGGGGGCCGAGACCGAGCTGTCCGCACCGGCGGGCAGCCTGCCGGGCCCGAGCGGCCGGCCCACCGACCAGATCGAGCTGCCCGTCGCGTTCTCCGGCGCCCGTGGCCTGGTCGGCAGCCCGAGGTACAACCTGCAGTGGGACGTGCTGGACCGGGGTGAGCGGATCGCGGTCCTGGAACAGACACCGGTGAAAAACCGGGGATACCGGGAGTTTCCCGAGGCCGATCCGCAGATCTCGGGACCGTACGTCTCGCTCGGCGGCCAGATCCAGCGCACCGACGGCCAGCCCCTGTTCACACTGCCGGCGGCCGCCCGCACCGCCGCCCAGGTCTCGCTCTTCGGTTCGCAGGCGCTCTACGGCACCACCGCGTCCCGGCGCGGTCAGGTCTGGCTGGTGAACGCCGAGAAGCCCAGGCCGGTGAAGCTTTTCGAGCAGACCTGCGCCCACGCCCCGGCCGTCGCGCTGTGGGGACGCACGGCCGTCTGGCTGAACTGCACGGGCACCCGCGCGGCCGTGCGCGACCTGGTCACCGGCACGACCCGGAGCGTCGCGACCGGCACCACCGACCCGGATCCGGGCCTGACCCTGGGCGAAGGGGCCCTGGCCTGGCTGACCGGCGGCACGGTGACGGTGCTCGACCTGTCCGGGCCCGCGAGCGCCCCGGTTCCGCTGGCCGGCACCGGCATCACGTCGCTGGCCCTGGACACCGGCCGGATCGCGACGACGGACGCCTCCGGCCTCACCGTCGCTCCCCTGCCGTTCGAGGTCGCCTCGCACCCGCGGCTGACCGGCCTGACCCGTCTGCTCGGCTTCAGCCCCGACGGTGACGGGGTGCGCGACGTCTGGGCGCCCACCTTCGACACCACCGAGGCGCTGGATTCGGCGACGCTGCGGAT
This genomic interval carries:
- a CDS encoding ribose-phosphate diphosphokinase, which gives rise to MNTVSIQSRKTLQVFSGRAYPELAEEIVKYLDVSLTPQSAYEFANGEIFVRFEESVRGADAFVVQACGQGINTWVMETLIMVDALKRASADRITVVLPFYPYARQDKKHKGREPISARLIADLLHTAGADRLMTVDLHTDQTQGFFDGPVDHLFAMRLLADHVASKYKGEDITVVAPDSGRVRVAERWADRLGGAPLAFIHKTRDPRMPNTVVTNRVVGDVEGRTCVLVDDMIDTGGTITKAATKLFEQGAKDVIIAATHGILSDPATERLRDCGATEIVLTNTLPIDSDRLLPNFTVLSIAPLIAQAIHEVFEDGSVTSLFSQDEVPNE
- a CDS encoding SRPBCC family protein; translation: MSTFVQLGRVEAGLPPALVDDAVVPTEQFVYVRKVFTGSASHVWQALVSPTGTAVWLGHGAVLQGKGQTYVSDDGDAGVVQSFHPLEQLRLSWHSGVDLDTSLVELDLTPVAGGTRLRLWHEGLPSQLRPRMQSRWEHRLDDFAQECL
- a CDS encoding FlgD immunoglobulin-like domain containing protein — translated: MAVITSLASPARADDVSLTVPLHTRATDVTLIGASTTGAAVLQTAPSAQDPDVVQTGAWGATLKPRPEVVTTPGFREYFQQGAVSDGTLGWGMAFVGSISSSTHLHRTDLITGATTTDGRISGRSFTLTGSSWVSSPDPWSVLPFGSQKLLEYPLSSLPNGEWASLPTTLWKPGVPSGTTPVDTLTAWAADTTSAVVATRSIDGGSSFQPDGPLQILGVPLGGGTPQLLATGPAAGLTGLAIGASTVAWATDSGTTRSVSAVARTGGTPLTRVETDADADLAHLSVTDDGTVGYLVPGGSTGVTLRTVNGSTTADLALPAGSAGLDAVGRDFVTATGRGTAPGVYRISPGGSPVLAAPLTPAGYPLGAWDLAAGRVYYTDRSRGSARSLPIFSRAVGAELGAETELSAPAGSLPGPSGRPTDQIELPVAFSGARGLVGSPRYNLQWDVLDRGERIAVLEQTPVKNRGYREFPEADPQISGPYVSLGGQIQRTDGQPLFTLPAAARTAAQVSLFGSQALYGTTASRRGQVWLVNAEKPRPVKLFEQTCAHAPAVALWGRTAVWLNCTGTRAAVRDLVTGTTRSVATGTTDPDPGLTLGEGALAWLTGGTVTVLDLSGPASAPVPLAGTGITSLALDTGRIATTDASGLTVAPLPFEVASHPRLTGLTRLLGFSPDGDGVRDVWAPTFDTTEALDSATLRITSEKTGRTVYSQTTRDVADGGIRDLRWDGFLASGLGAPRGYYTWSLTAESPTGAALTTAADGKKIAGRIELSR